GGGGGGCCCGGTAGGTGACCTCGCCGGCCTCGCCCTTGGTGGTCACCCCGGTGATCCGCCCGGTGCGCTCGTCGAGCACCGGTCCGGTGACCGTGGTCGCCTCGTGCAGCACGGCGCCGGCCTTCACCGCCTGCCGGGCGAGCAGGTCGTCGAAGTCGCTGCGGGGCCGCACCAGGCCGTACGACGGGAAGCTGGCCAGGTCGGGCCACGGGATCTCCAGGCGCATGCCGCCGCCGATGATCCGCAGCCCCTTGTTGTGCAGCCAGCCGGCCTGCTCGCTGGTGTCGACGCCCATGGCGACCAGCGCCTTGACCGCACGGGGCGTGAGGCCGTCGCCGCACACCTTCTCGCGGGGGAAGGTCGTCTTCTCCAGCAGCGCCACGTCGAGTCCGGTCCGCGCCAGGTGGTAGGCCGTGGCCGACCCGGCAGGACCCGCGCCGACGACGACCACGTCGGCGTCCCGGGTCGCGGGGCGTGCGGTCACAGGGACAACGCCTCTCGTGCGGAGGTGAGGGGTGGTACGTGTGCGCTTGTGAAATCTTTCACGAGGCCGTGGTGGAGTCTACGCACGCCCCGGGGCTGCTGGCGACATCGGAATGGCCACACAGAAGGGCCCGCCCTCTCGGACGGGCCCTTCGTCGCGCGCCTTCTGACATCACCGTGCGCGCGTCCCGGCGCGGGACGGCTCAGCGGAGGGCGTCCTTCACCTTCTCGCCGGCCTGCTTGAGGTTGGCCTTGCTCTGGTCACGCTCGCCCTCGCGGCGCATCTCGTCGTCGCCGGTGGCTCCGCCGATGCGCTCCTTGGCGTCACCGCTGATTTCCTCGACCTTGTTCTGAGTCTTGTCGTCGGCACCCATCGGTCAGCCTCCCGTGCTCGGTTC
This genomic window from Actinomycetes bacterium contains:
- a CDS encoding CsbD family protein, with amino-acid sequence MGADDKTQNKVEEISGDAKERIGGATGDDEMRREGERDQSKANLKQAGEKVKDALR